In Maniola jurtina chromosome 2, ilManJurt1.1, whole genome shotgun sequence, the following proteins share a genomic window:
- the LOC123875606 gene encoding sodium/hydrogen exchanger 7 isoform X10, with amino-acid sequence MNPAIGFASFLLLYLVPKCQGSGTDIALDAKATLLHRIDSLNLLIYTCLLTLTVLTIWVFKHRRVSWLHETGLAVIYGLIVGAIIRYASSTNQVTYIDAHPDADAKYNLSVPPDIVRFHFPDKIQISSGEAPIPNKTYAYSFRGEIVNLEQNEIDLKATFDPEIFFNIILPPIIFHAGYCLKRKYFFRNLGAILTFAMVGTALSALVIGSLMYGCVQLMPASLAASFTFLDTLYFGALISPTDPLTVLAIFSQLKVDVNLYAMIFGESVLNDAVALVLSGAIQNYEKRYSVDGGFEITAFLAAIGDFIGIFSLSLLVGALIGCLTALMTKFTHVRDWPLLESALFVLTSYAAFLIAEVFELTGVVAVLFCGICQAHYTYNNLSADSRNRTKQLFELLNFLAENFIFTYIGVSMFTFPKHHFDPWFIIAGFLTSMLGRAVNIYPLSFLLNLGRKPPIPMNFQHMLFFSGLRGAMSFALAIRNTVSEARQAMLTTTSLIVIATVVLQGGAATHALAYLRIPTGQGQNDENEALPYRDVRSLYQSTETSRPDTPHGSGDGGGEKARLARLWGAVDSKLLKPLLTHARPPLTETLPSFLRPLGRVLTTTRQYTQAENSLRRTDSDSDLCIDEPQPVPTTIDPQLPYYNIRNGYGNV; translated from the exons ATGAATCCTGCCATCGGTTTTGCctcttttttattgttgtatttggTTCCAAAATGCCAAGGGTCGGGTACAGATATAGCTCTGGATGCAAAGGCGACTCTCCTTCACCGTATAGATAGTTTGAACCTTTTAATTTATACATGCCTATTAACGTTAACCGTTTTGACTATATGGGTCTTCAAGCATCGTCGTGTGAGTTGGCTGCACGAAACTGGTCTAGCTGTCATATATG GCCTTATAGTGGGAGCAATAATCAGATATGCAAGCAGTACAAATCAAGTCACCTATATTGATGCTCATCCAGATGCAGATGCCAAATACAACTTGTCTGTTCCACCAGACATTGTGCGATTTCATTTCCCTGACAAAATACAAATATCCTCTGGTG AAGCGCCTATACCAAACAAGACATACGCATATAGCTTCAGGGGTGAGATAGTCAATCTGGAGCAAAATGAAATTGACCTGAAAGCCACATTTGACCCTGagatatttttcaatataatcCTACCTCCTATCATATTCCATGCTGGATATTGTCTGAAAAGA aaaTATTTCTTTCGCAACCTAGGTGCAATACTGACATTTGCTATGGTGGGCACAGCTCTCTCCGCTCTAGTCATTGGTTCTCTAATGTATGGCTGCGTGCAACTGATGCCGGCATCTCTAGCTGCTAGCTTCACATTCCTGGACACCTTGTACTTCGGTGCTTTGATCTCGCCCACGGATCCGTTAACTGTTCTCGCCATTTTCTCACAGCTGAAG GTGGACGTCAATCTGTATGCTATGATATTCGGCGAAAGTGTTCTCAACGATGCAGTGGCTTTAGTACTGAGcgg AGCCATACAAAACTACGAGAAGAGGTACTCCGTCGATGGTGGATTCGAAATAACTGCATTCCTTGCGGCGATCGGCGACTTCATTGGAATTTTCAGCCTCTCGCTACTGGTCGGCGCTCTAATTGGATGTTTGACTGCATTG ATGACTAAATTCACTCATGTGCGAGATTGGCCGCTACTAGAATCTGCGTTGTTCGTGCTGACTTCTTACGCCGCTTTCCTTATCGCCGAAGTCTTTGAACTTACAG GTGTGGTGGCCGTACTATTCTGCGGCATATGTCAGGCTCACTACACGTACAACAACCTGTCGGCCGACTCCAGGAACAGGACCAAACAGCTGTTCGAGCTGCTCAACTTCCTAGCCGAGAACTTTATCTTCACGTACATCGGAGTATCGATGTTCACATTCCCGAAACATCACTTTGATCCGTGGTTCATCATTGCTGGATTT CTAACTTCCATGCTCGGCCGTGCAGTAAATATCTACCCGCTATCGTTCCTATTAAATCTAGGACGGAAACCGCCAATACCCATGAACTTCCAACACATGCTGTTCTTTTCTG GTCTCCGAGGCGCGATGTCGTTCGCGCTGGCTATCCGCAACACGGTGTCGGAGGCGCGGCAGGCCATGCTGACCACCACGTCGCTCATCGTCATCGCCACTGTCGTGCTGCAGGGCGGCGCCGCCACGCATGCGCTCGCCTACTTGCGCATACCTACTGG acaaGGGCAGAACGATGAAAACGAAGCGCTGCCTTACCGCGACGTAAGAAGT CTCTACCAGTCCACGGAAACAAGCAGACCG GACACCCCACATGGTAGTGGCGACGGGGGCGGGGAAAAGGCCCGACTAGCTCGACTGTGGGGCGCTGTGGACTCCAAGCTGCTCAAACCGCTGCTCACTCACGCTCGCCCGCCGCTGACTGAAACGCTTCCCTCCTTCCTCAGGCCTTTGGGCAGGGTTTTGACCACTACCAGACAGTACACACAAGCT gAAAACAGCCTCCGAAGAACcgattcagattcagatttatGTATTGACGAACCACAACCAGTCCCAACGACAATTGATCCGCAG CTTCCATATTATAACATACGGAATGGATATGGAAATGTCTAA
- the LOC123875606 gene encoding sodium/hydrogen exchanger 7 isoform X8 yields the protein MNPAIGFASFLLLYLVPKCQGSGTDIALDAKATLLHRIDSLNLLIYTCLLTLTVLTIWVFKHRRVSWLHETGLAVIYGLIVGAIIRYASSTNQVTYIDAHPDADAKYNLSVPPDIVRFHFPDKIQISSGEAPIPNKTYAYSFRGEIVNLEQNEIDLKATFDPEIFFNIILPPIIFHAGYCLKRKYFFRNLGAILTFAMVGTALSALVIGSLMYGCVQLMPASLAASFTFLDTLYFGALISPTDPLTVLAIFSQLKVDVNLYAMIFGESVLNDAVALVLSGAIQNYEKRYSVDGGFEITAFLAAIGDFIGIFSLSLLVGALIGCLTALMTKFTHVRDWPLLESALFVLTSYAAFLIAEVFELTGVVAVLFCGICQAHYTYNNLSADSRNRTKQLFELLNFLAENFIFTYIGVSMFTFPKHHFDPWFIIAGFLTSMLGRAVNIYPLSFLLNLGRKPPIPMNFQHMLFFSGLRGAMSFALAIRNTVSEARQAMLTTTSLIVIATVVLQGGAATHALAYLRIPTGQGQNDENEALPYRDVRSPAEISFGLRNLDPAQSPSSDRASDTPHGSGDGGGEKARLARLWGAVDSKLLKPLLTHARPPLTETLPSFLRPLGRVLTTTRQYTQAENSLRRTDSDSDLCIDEPQPVPTTIDPQLPYYNIRNGYGNV from the exons ATGAATCCTGCCATCGGTTTTGCctcttttttattgttgtatttggTTCCAAAATGCCAAGGGTCGGGTACAGATATAGCTCTGGATGCAAAGGCGACTCTCCTTCACCGTATAGATAGTTTGAACCTTTTAATTTATACATGCCTATTAACGTTAACCGTTTTGACTATATGGGTCTTCAAGCATCGTCGTGTGAGTTGGCTGCACGAAACTGGTCTAGCTGTCATATATG GCCTTATAGTGGGAGCAATAATCAGATATGCAAGCAGTACAAATCAAGTCACCTATATTGATGCTCATCCAGATGCAGATGCCAAATACAACTTGTCTGTTCCACCAGACATTGTGCGATTTCATTTCCCTGACAAAATACAAATATCCTCTGGTG AAGCGCCTATACCAAACAAGACATACGCATATAGCTTCAGGGGTGAGATAGTCAATCTGGAGCAAAATGAAATTGACCTGAAAGCCACATTTGACCCTGagatatttttcaatataatcCTACCTCCTATCATATTCCATGCTGGATATTGTCTGAAAAGA aaaTATTTCTTTCGCAACCTAGGTGCAATACTGACATTTGCTATGGTGGGCACAGCTCTCTCCGCTCTAGTCATTGGTTCTCTAATGTATGGCTGCGTGCAACTGATGCCGGCATCTCTAGCTGCTAGCTTCACATTCCTGGACACCTTGTACTTCGGTGCTTTGATCTCGCCCACGGATCCGTTAACTGTTCTCGCCATTTTCTCACAGCTGAAG GTGGACGTCAATCTGTATGCTATGATATTCGGCGAAAGTGTTCTCAACGATGCAGTGGCTTTAGTACTGAGcgg AGCCATACAAAACTACGAGAAGAGGTACTCCGTCGATGGTGGATTCGAAATAACTGCATTCCTTGCGGCGATCGGCGACTTCATTGGAATTTTCAGCCTCTCGCTACTGGTCGGCGCTCTAATTGGATGTTTGACTGCATTG ATGACTAAATTCACTCATGTGCGAGATTGGCCGCTACTAGAATCTGCGTTGTTCGTGCTGACTTCTTACGCCGCTTTCCTTATCGCCGAAGTCTTTGAACTTACAG GTGTGGTGGCCGTACTATTCTGCGGCATATGTCAGGCTCACTACACGTACAACAACCTGTCGGCCGACTCCAGGAACAGGACCAAACAGCTGTTCGAGCTGCTCAACTTCCTAGCCGAGAACTTTATCTTCACGTACATCGGAGTATCGATGTTCACATTCCCGAAACATCACTTTGATCCGTGGTTCATCATTGCTGGATTT CTAACTTCCATGCTCGGCCGTGCAGTAAATATCTACCCGCTATCGTTCCTATTAAATCTAGGACGGAAACCGCCAATACCCATGAACTTCCAACACATGCTGTTCTTTTCTG GTCTCCGAGGCGCGATGTCGTTCGCGCTGGCTATCCGCAACACGGTGTCGGAGGCGCGGCAGGCCATGCTGACCACCACGTCGCTCATCGTCATCGCCACTGTCGTGCTGCAGGGCGGCGCCGCCACGCATGCGCTCGCCTACTTGCGCATACCTACTGG acaaGGGCAGAACGATGAAAACGAAGCGCTGCCTTACCGCGACGTAAGAAGT CCTGCTGAAATAAGTTTCGGCCTCCGAAATTTGGACCCCGCTCAATCGCCCAGTAGCGACCGGGCATCA GACACCCCACATGGTAGTGGCGACGGGGGCGGGGAAAAGGCCCGACTAGCTCGACTGTGGGGCGCTGTGGACTCCAAGCTGCTCAAACCGCTGCTCACTCACGCTCGCCCGCCGCTGACTGAAACGCTTCCCTCCTTCCTCAGGCCTTTGGGCAGGGTTTTGACCACTACCAGACAGTACACACAAGCT gAAAACAGCCTCCGAAGAACcgattcagattcagatttatGTATTGACGAACCACAACCAGTCCCAACGACAATTGATCCGCAG CTTCCATATTATAACATACGGAATGGATATGGAAATGTCTAA
- the LOC123875606 gene encoding sodium/hydrogen exchanger 7 isoform X13 yields MNPAIGFASFLLLYLVPKCQGSGTDIALDAKATLLHRIDSLNLLIYTCLLTLTVLTIWVFKHRRVSWLHETGLAVIYGLIVGAIIRYASSTNQVTYIDAHPDADAKYNLSVPPDIVRFHFPDKIQISSGEAPIPNKTYAYSFRGEIVNLEQNEIDLKATFDPEIFFNIILPPIIFHAGYCLKRKYFFRNLGAILTFAMVGTALSALVIGSLMYGCVQLMPASLAASFTFLDTLYFGALISPTDPLTVLAIFSQLKVDVNLYAMIFGESVLNDAVALVLSGAIQNYEKRYSVDGGFEITAFLAAIGDFIGIFSLSLLVGALIGCLTALMTKFTHVRDWPLLESALFVLTSYAAFLIAEVFELTGVVAVLFCGICQAHYTYNNLSADSRNRTKQLFELLNFLAENFIFTYIGVSMFTFPKHHFDPWFIIAGFLTSMLGRAVNIYPLSFLLNLGRKPPIPMNFQHMLFFSGLRGAMSFALAIRNTVSEARQAMLTTTSLIVIATVVLQGGAATHALAYLRIPTGQGQNDENEALPYRDVRSLYQSTETSRPVCIYMYTKGFKCPIMLSFSSPTPNTYDDYFLEIFTI; encoded by the exons ATGAATCCTGCCATCGGTTTTGCctcttttttattgttgtatttggTTCCAAAATGCCAAGGGTCGGGTACAGATATAGCTCTGGATGCAAAGGCGACTCTCCTTCACCGTATAGATAGTTTGAACCTTTTAATTTATACATGCCTATTAACGTTAACCGTTTTGACTATATGGGTCTTCAAGCATCGTCGTGTGAGTTGGCTGCACGAAACTGGTCTAGCTGTCATATATG GCCTTATAGTGGGAGCAATAATCAGATATGCAAGCAGTACAAATCAAGTCACCTATATTGATGCTCATCCAGATGCAGATGCCAAATACAACTTGTCTGTTCCACCAGACATTGTGCGATTTCATTTCCCTGACAAAATACAAATATCCTCTGGTG AAGCGCCTATACCAAACAAGACATACGCATATAGCTTCAGGGGTGAGATAGTCAATCTGGAGCAAAATGAAATTGACCTGAAAGCCACATTTGACCCTGagatatttttcaatataatcCTACCTCCTATCATATTCCATGCTGGATATTGTCTGAAAAGA aaaTATTTCTTTCGCAACCTAGGTGCAATACTGACATTTGCTATGGTGGGCACAGCTCTCTCCGCTCTAGTCATTGGTTCTCTAATGTATGGCTGCGTGCAACTGATGCCGGCATCTCTAGCTGCTAGCTTCACATTCCTGGACACCTTGTACTTCGGTGCTTTGATCTCGCCCACGGATCCGTTAACTGTTCTCGCCATTTTCTCACAGCTGAAG GTGGACGTCAATCTGTATGCTATGATATTCGGCGAAAGTGTTCTCAACGATGCAGTGGCTTTAGTACTGAGcgg AGCCATACAAAACTACGAGAAGAGGTACTCCGTCGATGGTGGATTCGAAATAACTGCATTCCTTGCGGCGATCGGCGACTTCATTGGAATTTTCAGCCTCTCGCTACTGGTCGGCGCTCTAATTGGATGTTTGACTGCATTG ATGACTAAATTCACTCATGTGCGAGATTGGCCGCTACTAGAATCTGCGTTGTTCGTGCTGACTTCTTACGCCGCTTTCCTTATCGCCGAAGTCTTTGAACTTACAG GTGTGGTGGCCGTACTATTCTGCGGCATATGTCAGGCTCACTACACGTACAACAACCTGTCGGCCGACTCCAGGAACAGGACCAAACAGCTGTTCGAGCTGCTCAACTTCCTAGCCGAGAACTTTATCTTCACGTACATCGGAGTATCGATGTTCACATTCCCGAAACATCACTTTGATCCGTGGTTCATCATTGCTGGATTT CTAACTTCCATGCTCGGCCGTGCAGTAAATATCTACCCGCTATCGTTCCTATTAAATCTAGGACGGAAACCGCCAATACCCATGAACTTCCAACACATGCTGTTCTTTTCTG GTCTCCGAGGCGCGATGTCGTTCGCGCTGGCTATCCGCAACACGGTGTCGGAGGCGCGGCAGGCCATGCTGACCACCACGTCGCTCATCGTCATCGCCACTGTCGTGCTGCAGGGCGGCGCCGCCACGCATGCGCTCGCCTACTTGCGCATACCTACTGG acaaGGGCAGAACGATGAAAACGAAGCGCTGCCTTACCGCGACGTAAGAAGT CTCTACCAGTCCACGGAAACAAGCAGACCGGTATGTATATACATGTACACAAAAGGCTTTAA GTGTCCCATTATGCTTTCATTTTCATCCCCAACCCCAAATACTTATGAtgattattttttagaaattttcacgatTTGA